From one Triticum urartu cultivar G1812 chromosome 3, Tu2.1, whole genome shotgun sequence genomic stretch:
- the LOC125542344 gene encoding glycine-rich domain-containing protein 1-like, whose translation MFRPCFVLPRHSIHCVLHPPLPPCINRDSRDSSRGDRVRSASCLSVAQSLSGGSEPGGRKKMDAEQESRWAAAQAIGVGEDLVPAALRHLEFLAAVDRRRWLYEGPLLHRAIRRYKACWLPLLAKHNEAAVADEPLVVPLDCEWIWHCHRLNPTRYIKDCKRLYGRMLDSKNVRSSIHAKSKDQSEKVWTELYPGEPFELEYTSPSDDSVYVDDGTAGGISYDLISAVKRQSTFVYQVGTPNMHDRRFLEDALARYKGFLYLIKMNQEKGMNLFRVPTYDVDLMWHTHQLNSVAYCNDMLCLLGKVLEHDDTDDDRAEGKKLDTGFSGTTEQFENSFGVRYWKAGAMYRGSLPSPVTSIPQIFSTSEDDSVSGADKAEKHLTILETTVVELHLQIVDIKNLPSSIPEKSVYVWFTKTKPDAFIRDGGRLDISTKTGKSIGAGFQCEPTGDLILTVMIDQAYFGASSSSKKPEPLGKVSISVEELTQHDSKLSFERWFELKTCGAYAGSPPVSLRVAASCTVPRQAPHVLGMVNVKPCSLKACLLPHSIKDQNMSSWTRFVYDCGTELIRLQIREHKAKSGMALTRELVGVTKSSKQPLQLAEFTENKWSFNNSNSSITLDLKPSKDGCINELKYDNKLIKLYKGRRLAYELKCCSQHTDDTAAVTAVKFSAEHPYGKAVALVDTESEFISVDEDWFLLPWIAISFLFLNSIGKDGAKLIEGAMAQKAETVEPDTTVVSQTVKGGAAGATAGSAQCGACGTAGCGDMVMASDKAGHASYGSSVTASDKVADSKCGGCGSGCGGGCGVSVVTMSYKNGHASCGIVAGGENGHVESAGCGSGCGGSCGGNMVIESSKEGNTESGGCGSGCGGGGCGSMAIEGSKAGIAKSSGCGSGCGGGCSGMVVEGSKNGHAKSGGCGSGCGGGCGGMLIEHSKTSCTKSSGCGSGCGGGCGSMVMEGSKTGFAKSGGCGSGCGGGCGSGCGGGCGAMVIEGSKIGFAKSGGCGSGCGGGCGGMVMEGSKMRHAKSGGCGSGCGAGCGGGCGGMVMEGSKMSHAKSGGCGSGCGAGCGGGCGGMVMEGSKMSHAKSGGCGSGCGGMLNTAS comes from the exons ATGTTTAGGCCCTGTTTTGTTTTGCCTCGCCATTCCATCCATTGCGTGCTCCATCCTCCACTCCCTCCCTGTATAAATAGGGACTCGCGGGACAGCAGCCGTGGTGACAGAGTCCGTAGCGCGAGCTGTCTGTCAGTAGCGCAATCTCTCTCAG GTGGGTCGGAGCCAGGGGGGAGAAAGAAGATGGACGCGGAGCAGGAGTCGCGgtgggcggcggcgcaggcgatCGGCGTCGGCGAGGACCTCGTCCCGGCCGCGCTGCGGCACCTGGAGTTCCTCGCCGCGGTCGACCGCCGCCGGTGGCTCTACGAGGGCCCGCTGCTCCACAGGGCCATACGCAG GTACAAAGCTTGCTGGCTTCCCCTTCTTGCCAAGCACAATGAGGCCGCTGTTGCAGATGAGCCTTTGGTTGTTCCCCTTGACTGTGAATGGATATGGCACTGTCATCGGCTTAACCCG ACTCGATACATAAAGGACTGCAAGAGATTATATGGCAGGATGCTGGACTCTAAGAATGTCAGGTCCTCCATTCATGCAAAGTCCAAGGATCAGTCTGAGAAAGTTTGGACTGAGTTATATCCTGGGGAGCCTTTTGAGTTGGAGTACACAAGCCCTTCTGACGATTCTGTTTATGTGGATGATGGAACTGCAGGGGGCATTTCCTATGATTTGATCTCAGCTGTTAAGAGACAGTCTACTTTCGTCTACCAG GTTGGAACACCAAACATGCATGATCGCCGTTTTCTTGAAGACGCTTTAGCTCGGTACAAAGGCTTTTTGTATCTGATCAAGATGAATCAGGAGAAAGGAATGAACCTCTTTCGTGTGCCAACCTACGATGTGGATCTAATGTGGCACACCCACCAACTGAATTCTGTTGCCTACTGCAATGACATGCTGTGTCTCCTTGGGAAAGTTCTGGAGCATGATGACACAGATGATGATCGAGCCGAAGGGAAGAAGCTCGACACCGGATTTTCAGGGACCACCGAGCAGTTTGAGAATAGCTTTGGTGTGAGATACTGGAAGGCTGGCGCTATGTACCGTGGAAGCTTGCCATCTCCTGTGACATCCATTCCACAGATATTCAGTACTAGTGAGGATGATAGTGTTTCCGGTGCCGATAAAGCAGAGAAGCATCTTACTATTCTTGAAACAACAGTTGTGGAG TTACATTTACAGATTGTGGACATCAAGAATTTACCGTCTTCAATTCCAGAGAAAAGCGTGTATGTATGGTTCACCAAGACTAAACCAGATGCATTCATCCGTGATGGCGGCAGGTTGGATATTTCTACCAAAACAGGGAAGAGCATCGGAGCTGGTTTCCAATGTGAACCGACTGGCGATCTCATTCTTACAGTAATGATTGATCAGGCCTATTTTGGGGCATCATCATCATCGAAGAAACCAGAACCGTTGGGGAAGGTTTCGATCTCTGTTGAAGAGCTTACGCAGCATGATTCCAAGCTTTCCTTTGAGAGGTGGTTTGAACTGAAAACTTGTGGTGCGTATGCCGGTTCCCCTCCTGTCAGTCTTCGTGTTGCTGCATCTTGTACCGTCCCAAGGCAGGCTCCACACGTTCTTGGCATGGTCAATGTGAAGCCTTGCTCTCTGAAGGCCTGTCTATTGCCACATTCCATCAAGGATCAAAATATGAGCTCCTGGACTCGCTTCGTGTATGATTGTGGTACTGAACTCATTCGTCTTCAGATAAG GGAGCACAAGGCCAAGAGTGGCATGGCTCTCACTCGGGAATTGGTCGGAGTAACAAAGTCATCAAAGCAGCCACTTCAGCTTGCAGAATTCACAGAAAACAAATGGTCTTTTAACAACTCCAACTCATCCATCACTCTTGACCTGAAACCAAGCAAGGATGGCTGCATAAACGAGCTCAAATACGACAACAAACTG ATCAAACTATACAAGGGAAGGAGACTAGCATATGAACTCAAATGCTGCAGTCAGCATACTGATGATACTGCAGCAGTTACTGCTGTGAAGTTCTCAGCTGAACACCCCTATGGCAAAGCAGTCGCGCTAGTTGACACTGAATCGGAATTTATCTCG GTGGATGAGGATTGGTTCCTGCTTCCCTGGATCGCGATATCATTCTTGTTCCTGAATTCCATTGGCAAAGATGGTGCGAAGCTCATCGAAGGTGCCATGGCACAGAAGGCTGAAACCGTTGAGCCTGATACTACAGTGGTTTCTCAGACGGTGAAAGGTGGAGCAGCAGGTGCCACTGCTGGTTCGGCGCAATGTGGCGCTTGTGGCACGGCTGGTTGCGGTGACATGGTCATGGCAAGTGACAAGGCTGGTCATGCTAGCTATGGCAGCTCAGTCACTGCAAGTGACAAGGTGGCTGATTCTAAGTGCGGTGGTTGTGGATCAGGTTGTGGTGGTGGATGCGGTGTCTCTGTGGTCACCATGAGCTACAAGAATGGTCATGCGAGCTGTGGCATCGTTGCAGGCGGCGAGAATGGCCATGTTGAGTCTGCTGGGTGTGGATCAGGATGCGGTGGTTCCTGTGGTGGCAACATGGTTATTGAAAGCTCCAAAGAGGGGAACACCGAGTCAGGTGGCTGTGGTTCAGGTTGTGGTGGAGGAGGCTGTGGCAGCATGGCCATTGAAGGCTCCAAGGCTGGCATTGCCAAGTCTAGCGGCTGCGGTTCAGGTTGTGGTGGCGGTTGCAGCGGTATGGTGGTTGAAGGCTCCAAAAATGGCCATGCCAAGTCAGGCGGCTGTGGCTCGGGCTGTGGTGGTGGTTGCGGCGGCATGCTGATCGAACACTCCAAAACTAGCTGCACCAAGTCTAGCGGCTGTGGCTCAGGCTGCGGCGGTGGTTGTGGCAGCATGGTCATGGAAGGCTCCAAGACCGGCTTCGCCAAGTCTGGCGGTTGCGGTTCGGGCTGTGGGGGCGGTTGCGGTTCAGGTTGTGGCGGTGGCTGCGGCGCCATGGTCATTGAAGGCTCCAAGATTGGCTTCGCCAAGTCAGGCGGTTGCGGTTCGGGTTGTGGCGGTGGTTGCGGTGGCATGGTCATGGAAGGCTCCAAGATGCGCCATGCCAAGTCAGGGGGCTGCGGTTCAGGTTGTGGCGCCGGCTGCGGCGGCGGTTGTGGGGGCATGGTCATGGAAGGCTCCAAGATGAGCCATGCCAAGTCAGGGGGCTGCGGTTCAGGTTGTGGCGCCGGCTGCGGCGGCGGTTGTGGCGGCATGGTCATGGAAGGCTCCAAGATGAGCCATGCCAAGTCAGGGGGCTGCGGTTCAGGCTGCGGCGGCATGCTGAACACAGCCTCGTAA